The proteins below are encoded in one region of Methylobacillus flagellatus KT:
- a CDS encoding DUF2231 domain-containing protein — MDPVYPAGSGTKAAIRRHPIHPMLVSLPIGLLMGALLSDIAFAVLEDTFWAEAAFWLLAAGLASGLLAALTGVIELLGVQRARRLPMAWLHGIINLAVLGLASANVLLRMDDMLGILPLGLGLSMATGALLGVSGWLGGELTFRHGIGVSERIGGVDAPEAQQRAPAQQR; from the coding sequence ATGGACCCCGTTTATCCCGCTGGCAGTGGTACCAAGGCCGCCATTAGGCGCCACCCCATCCATCCAATGTTGGTATCCCTGCCAATCGGCCTGCTGATGGGAGCACTGCTGAGCGATATCGCATTTGCGGTACTCGAAGACACCTTCTGGGCCGAGGCCGCTTTCTGGCTGCTGGCGGCCGGGCTGGCAAGCGGCCTGCTGGCGGCGTTGACCGGGGTGATCGAGCTCCTGGGTGTGCAACGCGCACGGCGGCTTCCCATGGCATGGCTGCACGGCATCATCAATCTTGCCGTGCTCGGACTGGCCAGCGCCAATGTCTTGCTGCGCATGGACGACATGCTGGGGATACTGCCGCTCGGGCTGGGATTGTCCATGGCGACCGGTGCCTTGCTGGGCGTTTCCGGCTGGCTGGGCGGAGAGTTGACATTCCGGCACGGCATCGGGGTGTCGGAAAGGATAGGGGGCGTCGATGCCCCCGAAGCACAGCAGCGCGCGCCCGCGCAACAGAGGTGA
- a CDS encoding KGG domain-containing protein, producing MTQQNTANRGFAAMNPEKQREIASQGGKAAHARGTSHEFDTNSARKAGRKGDQASNGRGR from the coding sequence ATGACCCAGCAAAATACTGCCAATCGCGGATTCGCCGCGATGAATCCCGAAAAGCAACGTGAAATCGCGAGCCAGGGTGGCAAGGCAGCCCATGCAAGGGGCACTTCCCACGAATTCGACACCAACTCCGCGCGCAAGGCGGGCCGTAAAGGCGACCAGGCTTCCAATGGCCGAGGACGTTAG